The following DNA comes from Rhodanobacter sp. AS-Z3.
CCCATGCAGCGCGCCACGATAGTGACCGGCAGCGATTTCAGCATCGGCCTTGCTCGCCTGCGCCAGCGCGTGTTCCTCACACAGTGTGATCACGCAGTGCAACTGCGGATCGAAACGCTTGAGTCGATCGAGATAGATCCTGGTGAGGCGGGTCGAAGTGAGCTGGCGAGACTTGATCCACTGTGCGAGCTGCGCAACGGAGGCAAACGCGATGTCCTCGTCGCGAGCAGCCAGCGGCTTGGCGGCCATCGATGCCGGCATAAAGCGATCATGCGAAGGACCCGCCGACTGGCCGCCGAGCACGGGATGCCAAACCGTGGCGGGTGCCAGGCTGTCCGCCAGCGCGACCTTGTTCGGGCCGGTGCGACGCTCCAGCAAGCCAGCCATCGACGTCGGCCAACTACCGACCGCCATCGTACGCTGCGCGTCGGTCATCGCCACTTGCTGCAACTTCTCGGCTTCCGCAAATGTCGAGGTGGTCAGCGCAGGCCCGACGGGAGGGGCTGTGTTGAACGCTGCCGGCGAGCCCGGCGGAGGCGTGGCCGGCTCGCCGGTCTGCGCCATCGTGCGGGTGGCGACCACGGCGCCCAGCAGGCCCAGCGGTGCGTTGGTAAGAAATTCGCGACGCGTCTTCATGGCTATCCCCTTGTGTGCCGGCAGCCCGCCATGCGGCGCCTGCCTTGATGACTGATACGGCGTCTGCGCCTGTTCGGATGTCGCGACCATGGCGCCAGGCTCCCGAAGCCTTTCGGCCGGGCAGTCCACTGTGGACGAGCGTGGGCAACAAGACAACGGGAAAATATCCACAATTCGACTTGCACGTCCCCGCAGGCACTGCCTGCGGGCGCAGCAAAAGAAAACGCCCCGTCACCGGGGCGTTTTTCACCATCCGTCGAAGGCCTCAGCCCTGCTTGCGCGCCTTGAACCGGTAAGTCGAACCGACCAGCAGCAAGCCCACGCCGAACATGCCCAGAATACCCGGCTCCGGCACGCCAATCGGTGCGGAACTGAAGGCAACGTTGTCGAACTCAAATGCATACGAGCCGCTGGTGGCGACAACCCGGTCGAACGAGCCCTGCAGGAAATTGATGTTGACGTAGCAGGTGCCAATCGTCGTCTGATTACCGTTGACGCAGTTGCCCGCCCCCGCTACGGCTGTCACGGCTGCGCCCCAAAAAGAGGCTACCGACGTGCCGCCACTGAAGAACTCAAGGTTGTTGTATCCGTCAACAGACCCCCACAGCAGACCCAGGTAACGCTGAGCCGTTGCGAACGTCAGCGTCGTCGAGCCGTTCGGACCGCCGCTGGTGAGATAGGTCGTGGTATCCGTGCCGTCAGGTTGGCCACCGAAGTTCGCACCGTTACCACTGGAAAGCACTGGCGCCGCGTACTGGCCAGTTGTGCCCTGAACGGCTTTTCCATCGGGTGCAAACGAGACCGTAAGACCGCTGGGAAGCGCGGTGGTAGTCGAAGTGCCGTCTGCGATGCTGTCGAAAGTTTCGTAATGATCAGCGCCTGAAGGAACGCCACCGACCGAACCGGAGAGCAGGACACTAGCGCTGGCTGTCGTCGTTACCAGGCCCATGCCGGCAACCAGCATGGCTGCACCGAGCAGTGAGCGCAGAAGGCGCGGGGTTTGTAATTTGATACTGGCATTGCTGTTCATCGTGATGTCTCCAGGTAGTGAGAGCGAACGGAATGACCTGCTTGCCTGTTGATGGGCCTACTTGCAGCTTGTCGGCGGAAACGCTCATCTGTCGATCGACCTGCGCAAATGTAGATGCACGATACGAGCCACAATGCAAGTGACTGTTTACAATACGAAAGCCTGGACACTCATCAGAAATGATGGACGGTTTCGTAAGGCATTTCGACGCTTTATGCGAGATCGCGCGTGGCGAAACTGCGCTGACGTGGCTGCGCAAGCTGGCGCCCGCAGTCGACGCAAGGAAACATGCGCACATCAAGGGCGGCCGGGCGGCAAGACGCTGGTTGCTCAGCCGTCAGCTGGAAGCGATGTAAAGCGTTGCTACAACCTGCCCCGATCGGGAAACTGAGGCGTGCGTGCGCTCGACGTGCATCCCAGGAGGACACCTGCAGATCGCGCTGCAACCGCCGCGCCGTAACCACGCATCAACCCGCCTTCCTCAGCCGCACGGTTCCATTCCCGCCAGGTTCTCACGCAGCACATCGAGGTGTTGCGCGTAACGATGCCAGCGGTCAAGACCTCGGGTGTGAACAGCCTCGCGCACCTGGATGCTACTGGGCGTGGCCACCGGCGCCGTGTTGCGCTCAGGATGCAGACAGGCATCCTCCAGCGGCAACCCGCAGTGCTCAAGAACCTTCTGCAGGGTGGTCTCAGGCTCCCGCACCAGATCGGCATAGCGAACCTCGAACATGGCATCCGGCAGGCGGCTCCGCCAATGCTGTGCGAGCCGCACGTATTGAGCGTAATAGTGAGCCAATGCAGGTTGGTCGTAGCTATACGCAGCGATGCTTCCGAACATCACGCTGAAGTTCGAGAAGCACACCTCCATCGGGTCACGCACCATGTGCAGGATGCGCGCATGCGGCAGCGCGCGACGGATATGCGCAACCATCCGGATGTTCGCCGGCAACTTGTCCACGAAATATCTGCAACCCGGCGCTCGCCACTGCGTCTGCGCCAGATAACGCGCCCCCAGCTCTGCAAAGTCTATGTCCACACTGCGCTCGATCGCGCTCAACAGGCCCTGCACGCCTTGCGCGGGCGCATCGGTCACCTCATGCAATTGACGAAGAAAGTCAGTGATCTCGCCCGCGGAAGCCACTTCCGAATGGCTGGAAAGCATTCGGTCCAATAGCGTTGTTCCCGAACGCGGCATACCCACGATGAAGATCGGTTGCGGACCTTCTGCATCGGCGGCCGAGGAAGACGCCCGCGCCGTCAGCAAGACCGATGTCTTGATCAAGGCATCAGCTACCGCGGATTCACCAGCGGCGTCGTAAGGGCTGACCTGATGCATGAGCGCGTTGCATCGAGCCAAAGCCTGCCAGGCCTCATCCGGTCGGTCCAGGTCATCCAGCTCCTTGAACAGCGCCGCTTCGAACGCCGCTCGGTTCGCAAGCTCGGCTGGAACCCTGGTAGTGGTGGGCACGCGTTCCAACTGACGACGCAGGAAATCGAGGTGGTTCGTTTCCGGCGTCTGTCGCCACAGGCTGGATCGCGCCAGCGCCGCATCACCAAAGGCTGGCCAGCGTTGCAGGCACGCCTCCAGGACGCGGCCTGCCGGCTGCAACTCACCGGCAAACTGCATCAACATCGCCTGCAGGTGATATTCGCGCGGACTATCCGCACCGGCAACAAGCGCTCGATCGATCAGGCGTCTCGCGGCGGCAAGGTCCTTCATCATCCATCGCAGGTAGGCCTGTTCGGCCAGCAGTGGTGCCGGCAGGTCCGGGGGCAGTTCCAATGCGTCCAGACAGGATCGCGCCGCCACGACTTCACCGACGGATAAAAGCACGCGCGCCAGATGAAGGCCGAACTGAGGGTCCACCGAAGCCCCCCGCGCTGCCTCAAGTAATTGGGCCGTTCCATCACGCAAACGACCGCACCGAAGTAACACGGTGGCGAGATCCATGCGCACGAAAGGATTCTCTGGAACGTCGTGAACCAGCGTTTCGAGCACCGCACATGCCGCATCGAATTGCTGCTGCTCGAAGAGCTGTCGGGCCTGGCGGCCAAGGGCGAACTCCCGCGTGTCCGGCGGTAGATTCATTTCAGGAGCATTCCAACAGAAAGATGTTCGAGTAGATCAAAAAATCCGCAGCGGAGGAAGTTCGCGATCGAAAACCCGAGCACTGCCCCGTTATGTACGGCGCGCGTCAGTGATATCGTCAACCACGCATGCATTTGGCGACGCGACCTCGAGCCGCTGCGCTGAAGACTCGCAACCGGAAGGCGTGCCAAACGCGTTTCCTCCCAATCGCTGCACCATCACAAGGATTCGTGACGATGACTCGACAACTGCTGACTCGCGAGCAGCTACAGAAGTGCGCCACACAACACCATTCCTGGCATGACGCGGCAGCCAAGGCGCCGCAGATCGCCGCGTTGTTCAAGATCGGAAGCCTGCCTTTCGTCACGCTGGACAAGAAGATCGTGCTTGGCGACCAAGCCTTTCGAATGCTGCGCGCGCTCAATGATTTCGATCGCCGCAAGGTAGCGGACGAGCTGCTGGAAATTGCCAGCAACCCCAAGCGACTCGACGCCGATACCGGCCACAGAAACTGGTTTCAGCGACTACTGCCAACCCGTTATCCGTTCAAGGGCTATCACTACAAGGTGAGCTACTCGATCAGGCCCGGCATGCCGGTGCTGATTGTGGACATCTTCATGGATCGGGACGTGCTGAAGCCTACGTTGCCCGATTCCATGCAGCGCAATGCGCTATACCGCGTCGGCAAAACCGGCACTGCGCAGTTTACGCCCGACTTCAAACAACTGGGCAAAAAATCAAATGAGGTCGCCGTCGCACTGGAGGCCAGCTGGGGTAGCGCACATCCCATGCCAACGCATCGGATCGAAACGCTTCACGCAGCTGTCAACGGCATGCAGAACAACCTGACCAAGGCCGCCTGGTTGATGGGCACTCATCTCGAAACCGCCTACGTCGATGGTGCGTCGCCGCTCGCTAACTTCACGCTCTTCCACAACCCCACCGATGGCATGCGTCAGGATCTATTCGAGTGCGCCTACGACAAACAAGGCGTATTTCCGTGCAGCCACAACAGCCAACACCTCGCAGCCGTGCTCAAGGAGGCGCAAGAACGCAAGCACCGCACGCGCTGGGTAGCACATAGCCAAGGCGCCATTATCTTCAGCACTGCCGTAGAGTTTGCGCTGAAGCATTACGGCATGCGTCTTGACTGCCATAGCGTCAGCCTGCACGCCGTCGGCTGCAACATCAAGCGAGCCGAACTCGCCTGCGAGCGCGCAGGCATCACGATCGAGCGTGTGCGCAACAATCCGTTCGATCCGGTGGCGAACCTGGCCGGTGCGAACGATCTC
Coding sequences within:
- a CDS encoding sulfotransferase — encoded protein: MNLPPDTREFALGRQARQLFEQQQFDAACAVLETLVHDVPENPFVRMDLATVLLRCGRLRDGTAQLLEAARGASVDPQFGLHLARVLLSVGEVVAARSCLDALELPPDLPAPLLAEQAYLRWMMKDLAAARRLIDRALVAGADSPREYHLQAMLMQFAGELQPAGRVLEACLQRWPAFGDAALARSSLWRQTPETNHLDFLRRQLERVPTTTRVPAELANRAAFEAALFKELDDLDRPDEAWQALARCNALMHQVSPYDAAGESAVADALIKTSVLLTARASSSAADAEGPQPIFIVGMPRSGTTLLDRMLSSHSEVASAGEITDFLRQLHEVTDAPAQGVQGLLSAIERSVDIDFAELGARYLAQTQWRAPGCRYFVDKLPANIRMVAHIRRALPHARILHMVRDPMEVCFSNFSVMFGSIAAYSYDQPALAHYYAQYVRLAQHWRSRLPDAMFEVRYADLVREPETTLQKVLEHCGLPLEDACLHPERNTAPVATPSSIQVREAVHTRGLDRWHRYAQHLDVLRENLAGMEPCG